Proteins found in one Primulina eburnea isolate SZY01 chromosome 16, ASM2296580v1, whole genome shotgun sequence genomic segment:
- the LOC140816674 gene encoding protein RADIALIS-like 3, with the protein MASSSCQSARSMAWTARQNKQFEEALAKYDRETPDRWHNIAKAVGGKSAEEVKRHYEALVKDINHIENDRVPIPNYGAISSNSRGYGNEHRLLKNLRLQ; encoded by the exons ATGGCGTCGAGTTCTTGTCAATCGGCACGTTCCATGGCATGGACGGCGAGACAGAACAAGCAGTTCGAAGAGGCACTGGCGAAATACGACAGGGAAACACCGGATCGCTGGCATAATATAGCCAAGGCAGTTGGTGGGAAATCAGCGGAGGAAGTGAAGAGACATTATGAAGCTCTAGTTAAAGACATTAATCACATAGAAAATGATCGAGTCCCTATACCTAATTATGGAGCTATCTCAAGCAATTCTAGAGGATATGGCAATGAACACAG gcttctcaagaatctcaggcTACAGTAG
- the LOC140816455 gene encoding isoflavone reductase-like protein → MAERSKILIIGGTGYIGKFVLEASAKSGHPTFALLRESTISDAVKGKIVEGFKKSGVTILIGDLFDHESLVKAIKQVDVVISTVGNFQLADQVKIIAAIKEAGNVKRFFPSEFGNDVDRARAVEPAKSAFETKAQIRRAIEAEGIPYTYVASNFFAGYSLPTLVQLGATAPPRDKVIILGDGNAKAVFNYELDIGTYTIKAVDDPKTLNKILYIKPPKNIYSFNDLVSLWEKKIGKTIEKEYVPDEQVLKQIAEAPIPINIILSINHSIFVKGDQTYFKIEQSFGVEASELYPEIEYKTVEEYLDQFV, encoded by the exons ATGGCCGAGAGGAGCAAGATCCTGATCATCGGAGGAACAGGGTACATCGGCAAATTTGTATTGGAAGCAAGCGCCAAATCCGGCCACCCCACGTTTGCTTTGTTAAGAGAGAGCACCATCTCTGATGCTGTTAAAGGCAAAATCGTCGAGGGTTTCAAGAAATCCGGTGTCACCATTCTCATT GGTGATTTGTTTGATCACGAGAGCTTGGTGAAGGCTATAAAGCAAGTGGATGTGGTCATATCCACCGTTGGTAACTTTCAGTTGGCTGATCAAGTGAAGATCATTGCTGCTATTAAAGAAGCAGGGAATGTTAAG AGATTCTTTCCTTCGGAATTTGGGAACGATGTAGATCGCGCGCGTGCTGTTGAACCAGCAAAGTCTGCATTTGAAACTAAAGCTCAAATCCGCAGAGCAATTGAAGCGGAAGGAATACCATACACCTATGTGGCATCCAACTTTTTCGCGGGATATTCGCTCCCAACGCTAGTTCAACTAGGTGCTACTGCTCCCCCAAGAGATAAAGTGATTATCTTAGGAGATGGTAACGCTAAAG CTGTGTTCAATTATGAGCTCGATATCGGCACATATACGATCAAAGCAGTGGATGATCCCAAAACATTGAACAAGATTCTGTACATCAAGCCACCTAAGAATATCTATTCATTCAATGATCTTGTTTCGTTATGGGAGAAGAAGATTGGTAAAACAATTGAGAAAGAGTATGTTCCCGATGAACAAGTCTTGAAACAAATTGCAGAAGCTCCAATCCCTATCAACATCATACTCTCTATCAACCACTCGATTTTTGTGAAGGGGGATCAAACATATTTCAAGATCGAGCAGTCGTTCGGGGTTGAGGCCTCGGAGCTGTATCCAGAGATTGAATATAAAACAGTGGAAgagtatcttgatcagtttgtgtga